In the Euphorbia lathyris chromosome 5, ddEupLath1.1, whole genome shotgun sequence genome, one interval contains:
- the LOC136230162 gene encoding protein kinase STUNTED isoform X1: MKLITERTVGAPATDGKPGNVVVVGLKFDAQSRELLTWSLMKFANPGDRVIAVHVLESITDFVGGTSSLLSLVKTFDSLLAVYEGFCNLKQVDLKLKVCRGSSARKVLVKEAKSSGAAKVIVGTSKTYNKIRSATSVAKYCAKNLSKTSSVFAVNSGKIIFQREAFPAVADELNSGSQNCLETSQNKNSTKDLSNSMLRNDSGTDQVLDESIQGGGVDNSLALVAVQTSEVVSNVNSALIKRSPEHKHGWSILQRLFVSKRRHTNKSHVKKNSIVKWVLKLPSLNSSSVVYPDKKQSIVCMKENKFSNLEGDNGAIVAIDGPQVPWSPISPSHASNGIPEELIGLHEKYSSSCRLFSYEELRMATSNFVPENMVGKGGSSHVYRGCLPDGKELAVKILKPSQDLLKEFVAEIEIITTLHHKNIISLYGFCFEQNNLLLVYDFLSRGSLEENLHGIKKDDDAFGWQERYKVAVGVAEALDYLHNVCDQPVIHRDVKSSNILLSDDFEPQLSDFGLASWDSTSSSQIMCTDVAGTFGYLAPEYFMHGKVSDKVDVFAFGVVLLELLSGRMPIAGESPKGLESLVMWAKPILEGGKVSELLDPHIGSENDESQIERMVLAATLCIRRCPTLRPEINLVLKLLQGDKEATDWARKQVSEAEEVDYLEEDEETFPSNIQSHLNLALLDLEIDSVSVSSSEQSVSLVDYLEGRWSRTSSFN; encoded by the exons ATGAAGCTTATCACGGAACGCACGGTCGGAGCTCCGGCAACTGACGGTAAACCCGGAAATGTCGTAGTTGTCGGCCTCAAGTTCGATGCACAAAGTAGAGAATTGCTCACGTGGTCGCTAATGAAATTCGCCAATCCCGGTGACCGTGTCATTGCTGTTCATGTTCTTGAATCTATCACCG ATTTTGTAGGAGGCACATCTTCGCTTCTGTCTCTAGTAAAGACATTTGATTCTCTGTTAGCAGTTTATGAAGGTTTCTGCAACTTGAAGCag GTTGATTTGAAGCTGAAAGTGTGCAGGGGCTCATCAGCTAGGAAAGTTTTGGTAAAGGAAGCAAAATCAAGTGGTGCAGCCAAGGTTATTGTTGGAACTTCTAAAACGTATAACAAAATTCGCTCAGCAACCTCTGTAGCAAAGTATTGTGCCAAAAATTTGTCCAAGACTTCTTCTGTGTTTGCTGTTAATAGTGGCAAAATCATATTCCAAAGAGAAGCCTTCCCCGCAG TTGCAGACGAATTGAACAGTGGAAGTCAAAATTGCTTAGAAACTTCCCAAAACAAAAATTCTACAAAGGATCTGTCAAATTCGATGTTGCGAAATGATTCTGGAACTGATCAGGTACTTGACGAGTCGATTCAGGGTGGAGGTGTTGATAATTCCTTGGCTCTGGTAGCAGTTCAAACCAGTGAAGTTGTGTCAAATGTGAATTCAGCTTTGATTAAAAGATCACCAGAACATAAACACGGTTGGTCAATTCTTCAACGGCTATTCGTATCTAAGAGACGACACACGAATAAATCTCACGTAAAAAAGAATTCTATTGTTAAATGGGTACTGAAACTACCCAGCTTGAATTCTTCATCAGTCGTGTATCCTGATAAAAAACAGTCTATTGTTTGCATGAAAGAAAACAAGTTTTCCAATTTGGAGGGAGATAATGGTGCCATTGTTGCAATAGATGGGCCTCAGGTTCCATGGTCACCCATCTCACCATCTCATGCTTCAAATGGAATTCCTGAAGAGCTGATAGGTTTACATGAAAAATATTCATCATCATGTAGGTTGTTCAGCTATGAGGAACTTCGCATGGCCACTTCTAACTTCGTGCCTG aaaatatGGTGGGCAAAGGTGGTAGTAGTCATGTTTACAGAGGTTGTCTGCCTGATGGGAAGGAATTGGCAGTGAAAATTTTGAAGCCGTCTCAAGATCTGTTAAAAGAGTTTGTTGCAGAAATTGAGATTATTACTACTTTGCATCACAAGAACATTATATCCCTATATGGGTTCTGTTTTGAGCAAAACAATTTACTCTTAGTATATGATTTTTTGTCAAGAGGAAGCCTAGAAGAAAACCTTCATG GTATTAAGAAGGACGATGATGCATTCGGTTGGCAAGAGAGATATAAGGTGGCAGTCGGTGTAGCTGAAGCGCTTGACTATCTGCACAATGTTTGTGATCAGCCTGTGATCCACAGGGATGTGAAATCTTCAAACATACTTCTATCAGATGACTTCGAGCCACAG CTGTCAGATTTTGGACTAGCTAGTTGGGATTCAACATCTTCATCCCAGATAATGTGCACTGATGTTGCAGGAACATTTGG TTACTTAGCACCGGAGTATTTCATGCATGGCAAAGTGAGTGACAAAGTTGATGTCTTTGCATTTGGTGTTGTGCTTCTTGAGCTTCTTTCTGGTAGAATGCCGATTGCTGGTGAAAGTCCAAAGGGCCTGGAGAGTCTTGTTATGTGG GCAAAGCCAATTCTGGAGGGTGGTAAAGTTTCGGAATTACTTGATCCGCACATAGGAAGCGAGAATGATGAGAGTCAGATTGAAAGAATGGTATTAGCTGCAACCCTTTGTATTAGACGTTGTCCCACATTACGGCCAGAAATCAATCTT GTTTTGAAGCTGCTGCAAGGGGACAAGGAAGCAACAGATTGGGCGAGGAAACAAGTTAGTGAAGCAGAGGAAGTAGATTATTTGGAAGAGGATGAGGAAACATTTCCTAGTAATATACAATCTCATCTTAATCTTGCATTGCTAGATCTAGAGATTGATTCTGTTTCAGTAAGCAGCAGTGAACAAAGTGTATCACTAGTGGATTACTTAGAAGGGAGATGGAGCCGCACATCAAGCTTTAACTAA
- the LOC136230162 gene encoding protein kinase STUNTED isoform X2, translated as MKLITERTVGAPATDGKPGNVVVVGLKFDAQSRELLTWSLMKFANPGDRVIAVHVLESITDFVGGTSSLLSLVKTFDSLLAVYEGFCNLKQVDLKLKVCRGSSARKVLVKEAKSSGAAKVIVGTSKTYNKIRSATSVAKYCAKNLSKTSSVFAVNSGKIIFQREAFPADELNSGSQNCLETSQNKNSTKDLSNSMLRNDSGTDQVLDESIQGGGVDNSLALVAVQTSEVVSNVNSALIKRSPEHKHGWSILQRLFVSKRRHTNKSHVKKNSIVKWVLKLPSLNSSSVVYPDKKQSIVCMKENKFSNLEGDNGAIVAIDGPQVPWSPISPSHASNGIPEELIGLHEKYSSSCRLFSYEELRMATSNFVPENMVGKGGSSHVYRGCLPDGKELAVKILKPSQDLLKEFVAEIEIITTLHHKNIISLYGFCFEQNNLLLVYDFLSRGSLEENLHGIKKDDDAFGWQERYKVAVGVAEALDYLHNVCDQPVIHRDVKSSNILLSDDFEPQLSDFGLASWDSTSSSQIMCTDVAGTFGYLAPEYFMHGKVSDKVDVFAFGVVLLELLSGRMPIAGESPKGLESLVMWAKPILEGGKVSELLDPHIGSENDESQIERMVLAATLCIRRCPTLRPEINLVLKLLQGDKEATDWARKQVSEAEEVDYLEEDEETFPSNIQSHLNLALLDLEIDSVSVSSSEQSVSLVDYLEGRWSRTSSFN; from the exons ATGAAGCTTATCACGGAACGCACGGTCGGAGCTCCGGCAACTGACGGTAAACCCGGAAATGTCGTAGTTGTCGGCCTCAAGTTCGATGCACAAAGTAGAGAATTGCTCACGTGGTCGCTAATGAAATTCGCCAATCCCGGTGACCGTGTCATTGCTGTTCATGTTCTTGAATCTATCACCG ATTTTGTAGGAGGCACATCTTCGCTTCTGTCTCTAGTAAAGACATTTGATTCTCTGTTAGCAGTTTATGAAGGTTTCTGCAACTTGAAGCag GTTGATTTGAAGCTGAAAGTGTGCAGGGGCTCATCAGCTAGGAAAGTTTTGGTAAAGGAAGCAAAATCAAGTGGTGCAGCCAAGGTTATTGTTGGAACTTCTAAAACGTATAACAAAATTCGCTCAGCAACCTCTGTAGCAAAGTATTGTGCCAAAAATTTGTCCAAGACTTCTTCTGTGTTTGCTGTTAATAGTGGCAAAATCATATTCCAAAGAGAAGCCTTCCCCGCAG ACGAATTGAACAGTGGAAGTCAAAATTGCTTAGAAACTTCCCAAAACAAAAATTCTACAAAGGATCTGTCAAATTCGATGTTGCGAAATGATTCTGGAACTGATCAGGTACTTGACGAGTCGATTCAGGGTGGAGGTGTTGATAATTCCTTGGCTCTGGTAGCAGTTCAAACCAGTGAAGTTGTGTCAAATGTGAATTCAGCTTTGATTAAAAGATCACCAGAACATAAACACGGTTGGTCAATTCTTCAACGGCTATTCGTATCTAAGAGACGACACACGAATAAATCTCACGTAAAAAAGAATTCTATTGTTAAATGGGTACTGAAACTACCCAGCTTGAATTCTTCATCAGTCGTGTATCCTGATAAAAAACAGTCTATTGTTTGCATGAAAGAAAACAAGTTTTCCAATTTGGAGGGAGATAATGGTGCCATTGTTGCAATAGATGGGCCTCAGGTTCCATGGTCACCCATCTCACCATCTCATGCTTCAAATGGAATTCCTGAAGAGCTGATAGGTTTACATGAAAAATATTCATCATCATGTAGGTTGTTCAGCTATGAGGAACTTCGCATGGCCACTTCTAACTTCGTGCCTG aaaatatGGTGGGCAAAGGTGGTAGTAGTCATGTTTACAGAGGTTGTCTGCCTGATGGGAAGGAATTGGCAGTGAAAATTTTGAAGCCGTCTCAAGATCTGTTAAAAGAGTTTGTTGCAGAAATTGAGATTATTACTACTTTGCATCACAAGAACATTATATCCCTATATGGGTTCTGTTTTGAGCAAAACAATTTACTCTTAGTATATGATTTTTTGTCAAGAGGAAGCCTAGAAGAAAACCTTCATG GTATTAAGAAGGACGATGATGCATTCGGTTGGCAAGAGAGATATAAGGTGGCAGTCGGTGTAGCTGAAGCGCTTGACTATCTGCACAATGTTTGTGATCAGCCTGTGATCCACAGGGATGTGAAATCTTCAAACATACTTCTATCAGATGACTTCGAGCCACAG CTGTCAGATTTTGGACTAGCTAGTTGGGATTCAACATCTTCATCCCAGATAATGTGCACTGATGTTGCAGGAACATTTGG TTACTTAGCACCGGAGTATTTCATGCATGGCAAAGTGAGTGACAAAGTTGATGTCTTTGCATTTGGTGTTGTGCTTCTTGAGCTTCTTTCTGGTAGAATGCCGATTGCTGGTGAAAGTCCAAAGGGCCTGGAGAGTCTTGTTATGTGG GCAAAGCCAATTCTGGAGGGTGGTAAAGTTTCGGAATTACTTGATCCGCACATAGGAAGCGAGAATGATGAGAGTCAGATTGAAAGAATGGTATTAGCTGCAACCCTTTGTATTAGACGTTGTCCCACATTACGGCCAGAAATCAATCTT GTTTTGAAGCTGCTGCAAGGGGACAAGGAAGCAACAGATTGGGCGAGGAAACAAGTTAGTGAAGCAGAGGAAGTAGATTATTTGGAAGAGGATGAGGAAACATTTCCTAGTAATATACAATCTCATCTTAATCTTGCATTGCTAGATCTAGAGATTGATTCTGTTTCAGTAAGCAGCAGTGAACAAAGTGTATCACTAGTGGATTACTTAGAAGGGAGATGGAGCCGCACATCAAGCTTTAACTAA